DNA from Salvelinus alpinus chromosome 17, SLU_Salpinus.1, whole genome shotgun sequence:
cgcccccaggtgataagggaaggcaacaacacgtctgccacactgatccacaacactggggcccctcaggggtgtgtacttagtctcctcctgtactccctgttcacccacgactgcgtggccaggcacgactccaacaccatcattaagtttgcagacaacaactgtggtaggcctgatctccctataggctgtctcatcgttgttggtggaggtcagagaactggcagtgtggtgccaggacaacaacctctccctcaatgtgagaaagacaaaggagctgattgtggactaaaggaaaaggcccccattaacatcaaaggggctgtagtggagcggctcgagacaacgaactatcatggtccaaacacaccaagacagtcgtgaagagggcacaaaaaaaaaacttttccccctcaggagactgaaaagatttggcatgggtcaccAGATCCTCagaagagtttcagaagaaagtgctttgtttctagccacatttgagcctgtaattgaacccacaaatgctgatgatactcaactagtctgaagaaggccagtttgattgcttctttaatcagaacaacagttttcagctgtgctaacataattccaaaagggttttctaatgatcaattagccttttaaaatgatcaacttggattagctaacacaacgtgccattggagcacaggagtgatggttgctgataatgggcctctgtaggcctttgtagatattccataaaaagaaATCCAGCTACAGcagccatttacaacattaacaatgtctacactgtatttctgatacattttatgttattttaatggacaaacaatgtgcttttctttcaaaaacaaggacatttctaagtgaccccaaacttttgaacggtagagtatgtctgtttctctgtgttaTTCCCTGTAGTTGCATTGTTTGTCGTGTttatgtccagacgctgttcttgtTCTGTTGCATGTCCGTCTATATTAAATGGTtctctccctgtacctgcttctcatctcctgcaTTGGGCGTTACACTATTAGAGAGACGGTGAAAGAGACAGTTCCTCAGTTTAGGGTTCTTTAATGTTGATTGGAGATGAAAAATGTTTGCAATTCTGTGCCATGTCACTCAGCTGTGATTATCCAATTAAATGGAAATTTATCCATACAAGATGTGGTTTGAAAATAATAAACATGAATACAATGGCATCAATACTAAGGTAAGGCACATTCATTTAGCAATAACAAACAAGATACAACTCATCTGTTATAATAATCCAATGACTGAAACGAAAATACAAGTAGCTAGCAACATTAGACTAACCAGCTAACAATGACAGGCGAAAATGTAGCTAGCATAAAAACGAGACACATAATGCTGAAAATAAACTATTGACAACTTTCGTCAGTAAAACAGGGGGGAAACGTATACCTTACTTACAGTTTTGGTACTCACGCACAGTGATGAATAAATTGGTCAGAAAGGAAATAATGTCCAAAACTGAAATTTGTGTTCACAGCAGTAGGTGGCGAGCTGCACTTGGTAATGCACTAAACACTCTGCCAGCTTGTGATAGCTGGGACGTCATCACTGAGTGCTTAAAGGAACAGGCTTTCCTACACTGTGGTTGTTAAAATTCTGATCTCAAATTTGTGGTGTGACAATTCAGACACAGCCTATAGCAGCGTTCTCCTACTGCATCGACCAATGTTTTGCGTGTCACGTCATCAGCTGTGTCATCGACTGACAAActgctataacatatgatgtggttagctgatacataAAATACCTGTCCAGGtattgtaagatctggcatgcatCAGCAACGCCTGGGCAGAGGAAGGCTCCCTAGAACTGTGGTGGTTTGTGTGTAGTATTATGTAACAATTGATTTGCTATGTCCTTTTGTGTTGTACGATTTATCTTTCTGTGGTTTGTTATTCCAATGATTTCGCCCTGTATTTTCTTTCTCAGGGCCTGTGCTTCAAATGCCCTTAAAGATGTAGTTATCTACTTCTCGAAGGAACATGGACAAGTAGCTGTGAGTAAGAGGACAACTTAAAACTGTTCCTCTGAGCTGACAGTCAATAGACACACACCATACCTCATATATGAGTGAAAATTACAGTACTCAGGGCATTGAACTTCACgcatactgtacagacacactggaCATCAAATACTGTACACTTCCAAGGTCTTCCTGGGTAAAAAGGGGTTATGACCACTATGGGAGTTACAGATTAAATAATGGCTAAATAAATATACACTGTGTCCACTGTTCCTCCTAGCATCAGAAGTCCACAAAGTTCTGCAACAGTGAGTGGAATGTCCTCTTccctccaggtgtttgatgccaccAACACAACACGGGAGAGGAGGGTATCCATTGTGAGCTTTGCCAAGGAAAAAGGCTATAAGGCAGGTTCAGGTGCAGGCAGTCCTGTAACTGCTACTATACATCATTAATAAACAAccgttctacaactgcaccagcTAAATAGATATTCAGATGGTGATATACATTAAACCAAAATGTTGAACTCTAGAAAAAAAAACTTTTGAATAATGAACACTACTCACTTTCTCTGAACAACTGAATTTTCCTCACAGGTATTTTTTGTGGAGTCCATTTGTGATGATCCAGACATCATTGCACAGAATATTACGGTGAGAAAGTCTCCTCTCAAACTTCACTCTCAAATACCAGAGGGCTCTATGTTTCTAAGATGTTAAACTCTACAAGATGTTAAACTTTACACTGTGACACTGACCTTTGTCCCAGGACGTGAAGGTGAGCAGCCCAGACTATCTGAACTGTGACAAGGAGGAGGCACTGGCAGACTTCCTGAAACGTATCGAGTGCTACAAGCAAACCTACGTGCCATTGGACGATGAGAAAGACAGGTAGAGTTCTGTCATTGATGCTTCTCAGATTATGACAACTAGCCTGGTCcctgatctgtttgtgctgtcttgccaactcctgtaTGGTCATTGCCACAAACAAATCTGGGACCAAGCTTTACGCTAACAGCTGTTCTCCATGAATTAGAGAAAGAGTAAGAACTAAACTGAAAAAAATACTTGCTTAACAAAAAACCCATCTCTTCTTCTGTCTCCCTATATTTCCCCTACATGTAATCGTGTCATGCACCTGTCTTAGAGAATAATTGTCTCCCTATGTGGCTCTCTCTATATTTCCCCTACCAAGGCGCCTGTCTTACATCAAAATCTTCAACGTGGGCTCTAGGTACCTGGTGAACTGTGTGCGGGACCATATCCAGAGCCGGATAGTCTACTACCTCATGAACATCCACGTCACACCGCGCTCCATCTACCTGAGCCGCCACGGGGAGAGCAATATGAACCTGCTGGGTCGCATTGGGGGAGACTCCGGACTCTCTCCCAGGGGTCATAAGGTCAGTAGGCCACACAGGCTCTGTCTTTATGACATTCATCTCG
Protein-coding regions in this window:
- the LOC139542302 gene encoding 6-phosphofructo-2-kinase/fructose-2,6-bisphosphatase-like isoform X4, giving the protein MELPNMEYMRRRCDSAASVPQFTNSPTLIVMVGLPARGKTYISKKLTRYLNWIGVPTKVFNLGQYRREAVQSYKSFEFFRPDNEEAMQIRKACASNALKDVVIYFSKEHGQVAVFDATNTTRERRVSIVSFAKEKGYKVFFVESICDDPDIIAQNITDVKVSSPDYLNCDKEEALADFLKRIECYKQTYVPLDDEKDRRLSYIKIFNVGSRYLVNCVRDHIQSRIVYYLMNIHVTPRSIYLSRHGESNMNLLGRIGGDSGLSPRGHKYATALGTFIKSQHIKDLKVWTSHMKRTIQTAEHLGIPYEQWKALNEIDAGVCEEMTYEEIQDNHPEEFALRDQDKYRYRYPKVI